One Ranitomeya variabilis isolate aRanVar5 chromosome 4, aRanVar5.hap1, whole genome shotgun sequence genomic window, cactgtgggctctgctgtatactatatggaggactatggggcacattatatgatatggaggactatgggaagagtataatacaatatggaggactatggggtgtgcatttcacaatatggaggactgtggtgcacattataatatatggaggactatggggtgtattatactaaacaagcaaaatgctgcatattcattgggtgattggattgtttatgccggaataaaaatcattgttctcagcagcacatcgccggtgtaaactgtagatgtgctgctgataacatgatactgtatggtgatctgttagtgatctatcagtgatggttctgtccccttcatttttTCTCAGATGgtagaaagaggccgggaaacaagcgtccaacgacttcagtattgtcgatcacactcgtttagcggcctgagatcagcgcatttaaatacaaccgaaatgcttctgtatgatgtgcaatatgttagcatttggggccccattttaaactttgcctagggccccactttacaTAAAACAGGCCCTGGcgataggagggagtagtaatgggaggtatgagatgtgggggtccagggatgggagatatgtctccagcagtgagaagtagagagagagcaggtgggagaaagagagtggctgACTTGTTTTATGTTCTCTTAGGACAGATTTgacgttgaggagcaggtcagcagaggaggacaggtggggaggaaagagggaaggggagatgattactaggttagagagtgctggggtttgtgatatcgaaggagagagaggattagtggagcaaactgtAAGGGCATagctaaacatggtgaaggagtaagatgggttaatagaaaagctagatccaagtaataagaagtgcttactcagcagacatactcAAAAGAGACAGCacatgattttagtttttttttgtctagtctcgcttgaatcTATATTATTATAGATAATTATAGATATAATTATATTTAATTATATCTATTATTAAATAGtgtcctgatgagtcgcctttggtgaggacgatgaaacctgtagaaatgagaggcttggaaagtgagtgtgtatacgtcacctcaccttATATACTGAACTGCGGGGTACATGTTTTTTTTATTAGTCACCTACTAACTAACCTTCAGGGGTGAGTTATGgatatagttttacatttggaattaataaagtttagttttattcttttgtcagcaaacatgaagaatgacaagagacaacccatttAGGAAGATTCAATtgtggttaaaactattccaacattacgaacataaaaaggcttctcccccatgTGACtgacgtctctgatgtttattgacagttgatttccaagtaaaatatttcccacattaagaaaatgaaaaaggcttctcccctgagtgactgctctgatgtctaacaagaagcgctttcctgttaaaacatttcccacactctgaacaggaaaaagacttctctcctgtgtgagttctttggtgaataacaagattccctttgtgtgtaaaacatttcccacattctgaacaggaaaaaggcttctcccctgtgtgagttctccggtGACTAACAAGACTCCCtttgtgggtaaaacatttcccacattctgaacaaaaaaaaggcttctctcctgtgtgggttctttggtgttcatcaagattccctttgtaggtaaaacatttcccacattctgaacatgaaaaaggcttctcccctgtgtgattgccCTGATGTCCAACAAGAAGCACTTtcgtgttaaaacatttcccacattctgaacaggaaaaaggcttctcccctgtgtgagttctctggtgactaacaagataccatttctggttaaaacctttcccacattctgaacaggaaaaaggcttctcccctgtatgagttctctggtgactaacaagatgccatttctggttaaaacctttcccacattctgaacaggaaaaaggcttcttccctgtgtgagttctctggtgactaacaaaatgccatttctggttaaaacctttcccacattctgaacagaaaaaaggcttctctcctgagtGAATTCTCTGGTGGGTAACCAAacatgatttctggttaaaacatttcctacattctgaacaggaaaaaggcttctcccctgtgtgagttctctggtgactaacaagataccatttctggttaaaacctttcccacattctgaacatgaaaaaggcttctcccctgtgtgattgccCTGATGTCCAACAAGAAGCACTTtcgtgttaaaacatttcccacattctgaacaggaaaaaggcttctcccctgtgtgagttctctggtgactaacaagataccatttctggttaaaacctttcccacattctgaacaggaaaaaggcttctcccctgtatgagttctctggtgactaacaagatgccatttctggttaaaacctttcccacattctgaacaggaaaaaggcttcttccctgtgtgagttctctggtgactaacaaaatgccatttctggttaaaacctttcccacattctgaacagaaaaaaggcttctctcctgagtGAATTCTCTGGTGGGTAACCAAacatgatttctggttaaaacatttcccacattctgaacaggaaaaaggcttctcccctgtgtgagttctctggtgactaataaGATgccatttgtggttaaaacatttcccacattctgaacaggaaaaaggcttctcccctgtgtgagctctctgatgtctaacaagatgcactttccatttaaaacatttcccacattctgaacaggaaaaaagctTCTCTCCTATGTGAGCTCTCTGGTGAGTAAccaaatatgatttctggttaaaacatttcccacattctgaacaggaaaaaggcttctcccctgtgtgggttctccggTGACTATCAAGATACcatttctcgttaaaacatttcccacattctgaacagaaaaaaggcttctcccctgtgtgggttctctggtgcttaacaaaattccctttgcaggtaaaacatttcccacattctgaacatgaaaaaggcttctctcctgtgtgagttctttggtgtttaTCAAGAGtccctttctggctaaaacatttcccacattctgaacatgaaaaaggcttctcccctgtgtgagttctctggtgactaacaagataccatttcaggttaaaacatttcccacattctgaacaggaaaaaggcttctcccctgtatgagttctctggtgtgtaacaagaGTCCCTTTTtgcgtaaaacattttccacattctgaacaggaaaaaggcttctcccctgtgtgagttctatggtgataaaCCAAATCttttttcttgttaaaacatttcccacattctgaacatgaaaatgacttctttgctttaggagcagtttgttttttaatgcctcttttgtcactttgattttccttagtagtcagtaataaatcagaagatgggacctgtttcataggatcagatgacagatctttgctgtgaatggatgatgatatatctggagtaacagcaatcacttcagttgtatcttgtaggatctcaagattatcagatttaaaaattgaagatgtcagcggtccctctgatctcctggtacagtcatctgctaagataaaaaacaatttgtttttaataaaatatccttgagttttatatttttgaacatttctacttaaactgtccataaaaatggcaagctatgtaaaaaacgTTAATTATTtagcaagacaatgacagttcacagtctaatagaaaaccgtgttggatgagccagtagtgcgtggtgttcaactgtttgttctttctgcctcccaaatatagaataaaaagaaaccaatcaatgttatgtaggtgaaaataatagcactggcggcccgcctgtatgtgcattagtaataggctgtaaaccagatgctctgcattgcctgtgtgaacaacgccacttacagactattatcgcttatctttttgtgcactaataccaaacagccaacactggattgaaagtggttgtttcatcagtattttttgcacctgtgtttttgccatcattaatcgggtccgctgcaccgtgCCAGTGCATttttttggaggcttcagcagataATCATCTCTGTGGCTTTTCTCTGTGGCTTTTttaggcaaaaataataccaattctcatctcacaaaaacaagtccccactcaggtccgtcatctgtcaatggaaaaatagaggttcccacactattagtggctcaaaggctgttgaaaagcaacagagtttctataaaccaatccagctATATCCGCTCTCACTTCTCAGTCTTGCAGTGTGCGCAAACAACATTTAGGCTATATCCACaagttgcggatttggctgtggaattttctgtgcagattctgcatttcttggcagaaaacacaggtcagaatctgcacgttttttcagcttttttttgcggatttgctgcggatttcagACGTTTACCTGCCGATTTctgttatggaatgggtgcagaaacgctgcagatccgcaaaaataattgacatggtccttttttgaatctgctgtgttttctgtgtggatttttccaccccattagcacagcattttttttccccattgatttacattgtactgtaaatcacttgtggatctgcagcgtttctgcacggaaaaaaatgctgcagatctgcaggaaatccacaacatgtgcacataccattaaGATCCCTTTATTTAACAATATTATAATGATCAGAATCCACTTAATTTGTGGTGTGTGTCTcccggagcacaatctgggcactatgtgctggataataaaatgaaaaatatgtaattttcactctccaacatgcaCCTTGCTTTAATTtccagaaagtggctgtggagtcaaaatattaaTTCCACCTacatacgtggtcaaaattgttggtacccatcgtttaatgacagaaaaacccacaatggtcacagaaataacttgaatctgacaaaagtaataataaatcaaaaatgtatgaaaatgaaagtcagacattgcttttcaaccatgcttccacagaatttttttttaaataaaaaactcatgaaataggcctggagagAAATGATGGGACCTTAACTTAACCGCTTCGTGATCGCCAACGGTAGATGAATGTcggcgctagcagggctttgtgcagcacCGACGTTTCTCTATGGATGGTGGTTTTGTGCTCATCAGGACCCCCACGTACCTTATAACGCTTCCTCCAACTTCATCGAGACAcgattggttcaggtcctgatgatgTGTTTAGTAACTGACAAGTTAGTTGGTATTAGTGAATGTATTTGTTGTTAGTAACTGACCAGCTACTTGCTGTCAGTAACTGACTGGTTTAAccacttcccgacctgtgacacagcgtatgcatcatgaaagtcggtgccaatctgacctgtgacgcatatgctgcgtcacagaatgatcgtgtccctgcagatcgggtgacagggttaactgtaatttcacccaaccagcagggacagggggagtggtacttcagcccggggggtggctttgccccccccccccgtggctatgatcactATGATtgtctgttgaaagtgaaacagccaatcagagcaatctgtaatatttcaccaatgaaaaaatggtgaaatattacaatccagccatggccgatgctgcaatatcggccatggctggagaccacgatctgcccccgccactgctctcctcccctctgtcctgtcctctgctcccctccgtcctcccgtCCGCTCcccccacagtgatcaaaatttaaaaaatagtatataaccccccactttatcacccccatagttatGGAACATAAtacaataaagaaaatatatttatttttatttttccactagggttagtcttagggttgcaattagcgttagggttgcaactagggttagggttgcaattagggatagggttagggttgcaattagggttagagttagaactacaattagggttagggttgcaattagggttagggttgcaatcagtgttagggttgcaattagaattagggttggaattagggtttgggttagaattagacttagggttagaattaggctatgtgcacacggtgcggaattggctgcgcatccgcagcggattggccactgcggatttgtagcacttttccatcacatttacaggaccatgtaaacctatggaaaaccaaatccgctgtgcccatggtgagggaaataccgctcggtattttccgcagcatgtcaattctttgtgtggattccgcagagttttacacctgttgctgtataggaatttgcaggtgaaatccgcacaaaaaacactttcaaaaACGGAAAAAtctacaacgtgggcacatagccttagggttggaattagagttagggttggaattatggttaggattggaactagggttaagattagggttaggggtgtgttggagttagggttaggcttgtggttaaggttatggttgggattaggtttaggggtgtgttggggttagggttgtggttagggttaggggtgtgttggggttaggggtgtgttggggttagggttgtgattagtgtcatggttagagttgggattagggttaggggtgtgttggggttagtgttggagttagaattgaggggtttccactgtttaggcacatcagggggtctccaaacgtgacatggcgccaccattgattccagccaatcttgcgttcaaaaaatcaaatggtgctccctcccttccccgacgtgtgcccaaacaatggtttacacccacatatggggtatcagcgtactcaggacaaactggacaacaacttttggggttcaatttctcctcttacccttgtgaaaataaaaaaattgtgggctaaaaaaatcatttttgaggaaagaaaaattattttttattttcacggctctgcgttataaacttctgtgaagcacttggggcttcaaagtgctcaccacacatctagattagttccttgggaggtctagtttccaaaatgggttcccttgtgggggagctccaatgtttaggcacacaggggctctccaaatgtgacatgatgtCCACGaacttccattcaaaaagtgaaatggcgctccttcccttctgagccctgtcatgcacccaaacagtggtttacccccacatgtgaggtatcggcgtactcaggagaaattgcccaacaaattttaggatccattttatcctgttgcccatgtgaaaatgaaaaaattgaggctaaaataaaatttttgtgaaaaaaagtactttttcatttttacggatcaatttgtgaagcacctgaggatttaaagtgctcactatgcatctagataaattccttggggggtctagtttccaaaatggggtcattgtgggggagctccactgtttaggcacacaggggctctccaaacgcgacatggtgtccgctaatgattggagtcaagttttcattcaaaaagtcaaatggtgctccttcccttc contains:
- the LOC143768286 gene encoding uncharacterized protein LOC143768286; the encoded protein is MLFAHTARLRNDCTRRSEGPLTSSIFKSDNLEILQDTTEVIAVTPDISSSIHSKDLSSDPMKQVPSSDLLLTTKENQSDKRGIKKQTAPKAKKSFSCSECGKCFNKKKDLVYHHRTHTGEKPFSCSECGKCFTQKGTLVTHQRTHTGEKPFSCSECGKCFNLKWYLVSHQRTHTGEKPFSCSECGKCFSQKGTLDKHQRTHTGEKPFSCSECGKCFTCKGNFVKHQRTHTGEKPFFCSECGKCFNEKWYLDSHRRTHTGEKPFSCSECGKCFNQKSYLVTHQRAHIGEKLFSCSECGKCFKWKVHLVRHQRAHTGEKPFSCSECGKCFNHKWHLISHQRTHTGEKPFSCSECGKCFNQKSCLVTHQRIHSGEKPFFCSECGKGFNQKWHFVSHQRTHTGKKPFSCSECGKGFNQKWHLVSHQRTHTGEKPFSCSECGKGFNQKWYLVSHQRTHTGEKPFSCSECGKCFNTKVLLVGHQGNHTGEKPFSCSECGKGFNQKWYLVSHQRTHTGEKPFSCSECRKCFNQKSCLVTHQRIHSGEKPFFCSECGKGFNQKWHFVSHQRTHTGKKPFSCSECGKGFNQKWHLVSHQRTHTGEKPFSCSECGKGFNQKWYLVSHQRTHTGEKPFSCSECGKCFNTKVLLVGHQGNHTGEKPFSCSECGKCFTYKGNLDEHQRTHTGEKPFFCSECGKCFTHKGSLVSHRRTHTGEKPFSCSECGKCFTHKGNLVIHQRTHTGEKSFSCSECGKCFNRKALLVRHQSSHSGEKPFSFS